The DNA segment CAACGCGGCGAGCTTGATCTTGCCTTGACTTGGGGCAGCATGGCGGACGCGCATGCCGAAATCATCGCTACCCGGCCGGTCGTCTGGATCGGTCCGGACGGGTTCAGGCGCAACGAAGGCGAACCCCTGCCGCTGATCGCCTTCGATTCGCCGTGTGCGTTTCGCAGTGCCGGACTAGAAGCCCTTGATCGTCAGCGGATTGAATGGCGGCACGTTTTTGCCAGCCCCAGTCTTGGCGGCCTCTGGGCGGCGGTGACGGCGGGACTTGGCGTGACACTGCGCACCGCCGAGGGCGTGCCGCCGCATTTACGCGTGCTGGATCCCGCCGCGTCCGGCCTGCCGGCGCTTGGGCATATCGAACTCGCCTTGCACCGTTCCGGCAGTGACCAGAGTTCTGCGATTGCCCGATTGCAGGCGCTGTTGATAGAGGCGATCACCCCAAGTTAAGCCCCTGATACGGTATCGGCGCCGCCAGAAAGAATTGCGACAAATGCCTGTCGCGGATACCAGCGCACGCTGTTGAAATCGGTCCTACATTGCATCATCGCAACCGGATGTCCGTCATGTCGCAGCCCCTGCCGCAACCTGCAACCATTGGCCGGCAAAGCGCTGCGCAGGGCGCGGCACTGGTACTCGGCTCTGCCATCGTCTGGAGTTTCGGCGGAACGCTGGCGCGCTTCCTGTCGATCGAGGATGGCTGGACCATCGTTTTCTGGCGCTCGTTCTTCGCCGCCACCTTTTTGATCGGCTTCATGCTGTTGCGCGACGGGCCGCGCGGCACGGTCTCGCTGTTTCGCAACATGGGGATGCCGGGCATCGCGGTCGGGCTCTGTTTTGCCATCGCCTCGACCTCGTTCATCCTTGCGCTCGCCTATACCACTGTTGCCAATATCGTTCTCATCCAGGCCGGCGTGCCGCTGATTGCGGCACTGATCAGCTGGATCGTCTTTTGCGAGCGCGTCTCGCTCATCACCTGGCTTGCCATTGCCGCCGTGATCTGCGGTGTTGCCATCATGGTGTCGGATTCCATCGGCGGGACGGTCTCGCCCGTCGGCGATGCGCTGGCCGTCCTGATCGCCTTCGTCTTTGCGCTCGCGACCGTCATCACCCGGCGATATGCACATGTGCGGATGACGCCGGCTGCCTGTTTCGGGACGATCGTTGCCGGTGCGGTGGCGGCCGTCATGGCGTCCGGCTTCAGCGTCACCCTGCCGGAACTCGGCATCCTCGTCACGTTCGGGGCGCTGAATTTCGGGCTGGGTCTCGCATTCTTCGTCACCGGTGCCCGGCTTATCCCGTCAGCGCTTGCAGCCCTTCTCGGTACCGCCGAGACGATCCTGGCACCTCTTTGGGTCGCGCTCATTCACGGCGAAATCCCAAGCTTCAATACCATCGCGGGTGGAACGGTGGTCCTGATTGCGCTGCTTTCCTATCTCAGCGTCGAGATGTGGCGCCAGCGGCGCGCCGCGCTCTCAGCAAATTGGTGAAAATGGCGAGTTTTCTTGACATGGCGGCACAAAACCGTGAAGTCCTGAACAAAAGCCAAGGACAGACACCATGACAGACGCGACGCAGCAGGACGACAAGCCCCTTTTCGGGCGGCCATGGATTTTTATCCGCGGCGTGCCGTCGATGAAATTCCTGCCGCCGGAAGGTCCGCTGGAGATCGCCTTTGCCGGCCGCTCCAATGTCGGCAAGTCATCGCTGATCAACGGACTAGTAGGCCAGAAGGGCCTTGCGCGCACGTCGAACACGCCTGGCCGGACCCAGGAACTCAACTATTTCGTTCCCGACGGCTATTCCGGCGAACCGGGCGATCTGCCGCCGATGGCGCTGGTGGATATGCCCGGCTATGGCTATGCGCAGGCACCGAAGGAACATGTCGATGCCTGGACCAAACTGGTGTTCGACTATCTGCGCGGCCGCTCGACGCTGAAGCGCGTCTATGTGCTGATCGACAGCCGCCATGGCATCAAGAAGAACGATGACGATGTGCTGAACCTGCTCGACAAGGCAGCCGTCTCCTACCAGGTCGTGCTCACCAAAACCGACAAGATCAAGGACCCGGCCGTTCCCCGGCTGATTGCCGAAACGCTGGAAAAGATCAAGAAGCGGCCCGCCGCCTTCCCGGAGGTTCTGGCGACATCCTCGGAAAAGGGTCTGGGAATGGAAGAACTGCGCGCCGCCATCCGCGTCGCGATCTCGACCTGACATATATCGCAGTCCGTTACAGCATGCAGCGCAATTTTGCGCGGCATGCTGTAATTGCAACTGTCACACTACCCCAACATGAAACATGCTCTATCTGCTTGCGCGGGGTGGCCTTCCGGCCGCTTCCAATGTGTCAGGCGTTCAAGGAGATATGACATGTCCGATCTGATTGTGGTGGGGTTTGACAGCACCGAAGAAGCCGACAAGGTGCTTCTGAAGCTGAATACACTGAAAAAAGAATATCTGATCGATCTTGAGGATGCCGTGGTGGTCGTGCGCGACGAGACCGGCAAGGTCCATCTGAAGCAGAGCATGAACCTCACCGCCATCGGTGCGACCTCCGGACTTTTGAGCGGTTCGCTGTGGGGCGGCCTGGTCGGCCTTTTGTTCCTCAACCCGCTCGCAGGCTTTGCCATTGGCGGTGCGATCGGTGCGGGCACTGGCGCGCTTTCGGGATCGCTTGCCGACTACGGCATCGATGACGACTTCATCAAGTCGCTCGGTGAAACCATTCCCAACAATTCCTCGGCGCTGTTCGTGCTGGTGCGCAAGGTGCAGCCGGAAAAGGTCCTGGCGGAGTTTTCCGGCCTGCGCGGCAAGGTGTTGAAGACATCGCTTTCGCCCGACCAGGAAGCCAAGCTACAGGCAGCGCTGTCCGATACACAACCGGCGTCGCCGACGGCTGGCAGTTTCTAAAAAAGATCAGGCGGCCGATGCGGGCGTAAACGTCATTGCCATCCCGTTGATGCAATGGCGCATGCCGGTCGGCTGCGGGCCGTCGTCGAAAATATGGCCGAGATGGCCGCCGCACCGGCTGCAGTGACATTCGGTGCGGGTCATCAGCAGCGATGTATCCGTGCGCGTGCCGACCGCCTTCGGCAGCGATTCCCAGAAGCTTGGCCAGCCGGTACCGCTGTCATATTTCGTTTCCGACGAATAGACCGGCAGATCGCAGCCCGCGCAATGGAACGTGCCCTTGCGCTTTTCGGTGTTCAGCGCACTGGTGAAAGGCCGCTCCGTGTCTTCATGACGCAGGATCTGGTATTGCTCGGCCGTCAGGCTCGCCTTCCATTCCGCATCGGTTTTCGTCACCGCGAAGGTTTCGGCGGCAACCGCTTCATGTTTAAAACCGCGAAAGGC comes from the Pararhizobium qamdonense genome and includes:
- a CDS encoding DUF1269 domain-containing protein, translated to MSDLIVVGFDSTEEADKVLLKLNTLKKEYLIDLEDAVVVVRDETGKVHLKQSMNLTAIGATSGLLSGSLWGGLVGLLFLNPLAGFAIGGAIGAGTGALSGSLADYGIDDDFIKSLGETIPNNSSALFVLVRKVQPEKVLAEFSGLRGKVLKTSLSPDQEAKLQAALSDTQPASPTAGSF
- the yihA gene encoding ribosome biogenesis GTP-binding protein YihA/YsxC; the protein is MTDATQQDDKPLFGRPWIFIRGVPSMKFLPPEGPLEIAFAGRSNVGKSSLINGLVGQKGLARTSNTPGRTQELNYFVPDGYSGEPGDLPPMALVDMPGYGYAQAPKEHVDAWTKLVFDYLRGRSTLKRVYVLIDSRHGIKKNDDDVLNLLDKAAVSYQVVLTKTDKIKDPAVPRLIAETLEKIKKRPAAFPEVLATSSEKGLGMEELRAAIRVAIST
- the msrB gene encoding peptide-methionine (R)-S-oxide reductase MsrB is translated as MTSRRLFLISGVALAATAAFRGFKHEAVAAETFAVTKTDAEWKASLTAEQYQILRHEDTERPFTSALNTEKRKGTFHCAGCDLPVYSSETKYDSGTGWPSFWESLPKAVGTRTDTSLLMTRTECHCSRCGGHLGHIFDDGPQPTGMRHCINGMAMTFTPASAA
- a CDS encoding DMT family transporter, with translation MSQPLPQPATIGRQSAAQGAALVLGSAIVWSFGGTLARFLSIEDGWTIVFWRSFFAATFLIGFMLLRDGPRGTVSLFRNMGMPGIAVGLCFAIASTSFILALAYTTVANIVLIQAGVPLIAALISWIVFCERVSLITWLAIAAVICGVAIMVSDSIGGTVSPVGDALAVLIAFVFALATVITRRYAHVRMTPAACFGTIVAGAVAAVMASGFSVTLPELGILVTFGALNFGLGLAFFVTGARLIPSALAALLGTAETILAPLWVALIHGEIPSFNTIAGGTVVLIALLSYLSVEMWRQRRAALSANW
- a CDS encoding LysR substrate-binding domain-containing protein yields the protein MVLPVNLDMDVLRTFVTGVNLGSFAKAANRLGRSPSAISLQLRKLEEQAGQTLFQKQGRGLALTEAGNILLGYARRILDLNDEARSAMTGLSAMQGWVRIGLPQDFAETWFPGLLGRFSRAYPMVRVEARVDRGSALAEAVQRGELDLALTWGSMADAHAEIIATRPVVWIGPDGFRRNEGEPLPLIAFDSPCAFRSAGLEALDRQRIEWRHVFASPSLGGLWAAVTAGLGVTLRTAEGVPPHLRVLDPAASGLPALGHIELALHRSGSDQSSAIARLQALLIEAITPS